The DNA window TTGCAATATTTTTAAGTATACCTGAACTTAAAAAGTTATCATTAAGTAAAGTAGGAAAGGGGAATAAATAATGGCATTTATTGAATTAAAAAATATAAATAAAACTTTTTTTCCTAACACAAACAGAGAACATTATGCTTTGAAGAATATAAATCTTGTAATTAACAAGGGAGATTTTATAACAATAATTGGTGGAAATGGAGCTGGAAAATCAACTTTATTTAATGCAATATCAGGTGTCTTTCCTTTAGATAGTGGAACAATTACCATTGATGAAAAAGATATTTCTTCTACAAAAGAATTTGAAAGAGCAAAATATATAAGTCGTGTTTTTCAAAATCCTTTGGATAATACTGCTCCTCGTATGACTGTTGCTGAAAATATGGCATTAGCTTTTAATCGTGGAGGGAAAAGAACATTAAAATTTAGTAAAAATAAAGAAAATCTTATCTTATTTGAAAATTTATTAAAAAATCTTAATTTAGGTTTAGAGCAAAAAATAAATACTGAAATGGGTGTATTATCTGGTGGGCAAAGACAAGCTATTGCTTTACTTATGGCAACAATGAAAGCTCCTCAACTAATTTTACTTGATGAGCATACTGCTGCACTTGACCCAAAAACTCAAAAAAAGATTATGGCTTTATCAGAAGAGAAAATAAAAGAAAAAAATCTTACTGCTCTTATGATAACTCATAATCTTCAAGATGCTTTAACTTATGGAAATAGAATGTTACTTTTACATCAAGGAGAAATTGTTAGAGATTTTTCAGAAGAAGAAAAGAAAAAATTATCTGTAACAGATTTATATAAAATTATGGTTGAACTTGATGAAAAAGATAATTAAAAATACAGGAGCTATTTGATTGAACTGCATCCAAAATCTTGGGCACAAGATTGAAAGCGCAGTTTTTTCGTGAGTAAATTGACAAGAGAAAATGGTAAAA is part of the Fusobacterium nucleatum genome and encodes:
- a CDS encoding ATP-binding cassette domain-containing protein, which gives rise to MAFIELKNINKTFFPNTNREHYALKNINLVINKGDFITIIGGNGAGKSTLFNAISGVFPLDSGTITIDEKDISSTKEFERAKYISRVFQNPLDNTAPRMTVAENMALAFNRGGKRTLKFSKNKENLILFENLLKNLNLGLEQKINTEMGVLSGGQRQAIALLMATMKAPQLILLDEHTAALDPKTQKKIMALSEEKIKEKNLTALMITHNLQDALTYGNRMLLLHQGEIVRDFSEEEKKKLSVTDLYKIMVELDEKDN